CAGAACCCCATCTCACGGCCAAGTTCTCGCAATACCAATATAGTGCCCTCTCGTTTGTGGCCCAAGGCAAAGTCCGGGCCCACCACAAGGCCCTTCATTCGTAGGTGATCGACTAAAGTCTGCACGAAGGGTCTAGCCTTTACTTGCGACAGCTCTTTTGTGAATTCCAAAGGCGCAATGTGGTCAATGCCCTGTTGGCGTATGAGGCGCTGCCGCTGTTCCCAGGACGCCAGGTATTGAGGCTGGTAGCCGGGAACCAGTACGGCGCGGGGCTGGTTGCGAAAAGTAAGGGCGATGGAGGCCAAATTGTGTTTTTGGGCCTTCTCTTTTAAAGCTCGCAGCAAATGTTGATGGCCCAGATGCACGCCATCAAAGGTGCCAATAGTTAACGCGGCGTCTTTGTTAGGATTAAATGGAGCTAGCTGCTGTTCAATGGACATAGGCGTACGTGAGCAAAGATTAAAGGCCCCCTGAGGAAGGGGGCGCTTGGCTAGGATGGTAGCACAGTCGTCGAAAGAGGGCAACGCGGAAGTGCCCGAACCGCCGCCGGCGTATTGGGCAGGGTCAGCTATCCAATCTTTCGAGGCCAGTGTATACGTTAAACCCGTCACCTCTGGCAAACCCCACCAGCGTCATACCGAACCGCCTAGCCATGTCCACTGCCAGGCTGGACGGCGCCCCTACCGCCACTACAAAGGGTATCCCCGCCGACAGCGCCTTCTGCATAATCTCGTAGCTGGTGCGTCCGCTGACCACCAGTACGCTGTTGTTCAGAGGCAGCCTTTTACCCAGCATCGCCCAGCCCACGAGCTTGTCCACCGCGTTGTGCCGCCCCACGTCCTCACGAAGGCACTGAAGCCGCCCCTGGGCATCGAACAGCCCCGCCGCATGAAGGCCCCCTGTACGATCGAAGACGCGCTGCTCTTTCCGCAAAGCGTCAGGCAGGCTGGACACCACATCTTTTGAGACCTTTAGCTCACCCGTCGGCAGCGCAGGGCATCCCCGTATCTCCAACGCTTCCAGCGACGCCTTGCCGCAGACGCCGCAGCTTGATGTGGCGTAGAAGTTGCGGTTCAGGAGCTTCGGGTCAAAGGCGAACCCTGGCTTCAGATATACGTTGACGATGTTGTACTTCTGCTCGACGCCTTCATCCTGGCAGTGGCTGATGCGCTCGATGGCGTCGAAGCCTCTGATGATGCCCTCGCTATGGAGAAAGCCCGCCGCCAGCTCATAGTCGTGGCGAGGGGTGCGCATAGTTACGGCGACGCTGGCGGTGCGCTGCGTCCCTTCCTCCCACCACACCACCCGAATCTCCAGCGGCTCCTCGGTGGCGACCACATCTTCAACATCCTGAGTTACGCCTTGCCGCAAGCGTCTAATAGGCACCTTCACCGTCGGGCCCAACATCTGTTCTATCACCTCTTCACCTCCTCCTTCGCCGGCAGCACTTGCACCGTGGTGTTGTAGTCTGGAATGCCGCAGACAGGGTCGACGGCGCCGCGGCGCAGCAGAACAGACCCTTCCGGCCAGTGTACCTGGAGGTTCCGCGACTTGATAGCCGCGATTTTGCACCGGCCTTCATATTCGCCAACTTCCGACTTTAGCACCACAGGGTCGCCGTCACGCAAGCCTAGGGCGATGGCGTCATCCGCGTTCATTAGCACATCCTCACGGACAGCGCCCGTCAGGGGGTCTCGACGCGCTTGCACCATGCTGTTGAACTGCTTGCCGCGCCGTGTGCTGAGCAGGAATCGGCCCTCAGGTATCTCTTCCTCCGGCGGCGAGAGGGGCGTAAACCTGGCCTTGCCATCGATGGTGGGGAAGATGCTCCCGTCACACAGGCGCTGCCCGCCCCACTGGAAGGCATCCCCCCTTTTCTTGAGGTTTTCAATGCCTGAGTATAGCGGTACAACTCTGGCAATCTCATCACGCACCGCCTGGCCATTATCGAAGTGTATAAGATGCCGCTGCTCAGGCTTAACCCGCTCCGCCAATTCCATCAAGATTTCCCACTCTGACCGGGCTTCACCAACGCGGCGGCCAGGGATTTCGGGGCTGAAATAGATGCGGCGTTCTGTAGAGGTTTCAGTTCCGCCGCCCCGCTGCTCGTAGCGAGTGCAGGCTGGCAGCAACACCACGGTATCGGCAGGGTCCAGAAGCATCTGGGAGGTCAGCACGATGTCCTGGTGGACGCGTACCGGCACCCGCTCAATAGCTTCGCGGACGTACCGGGGTTCCGGCAGGGTTTCCAGGAAGTTGCCGCCCAGCGAGTAGAGGATATCCAGGTCGCCGCGATATGAGGCATCGATCATGTCCACCGCCGAGAGTCCTCGCCACGCTGGCACAGGGAAGCCCCACTGCTCCTCCAGCCGACGGGCGCCGGCCTCGCTGATGCTATCGCCGCCGGGATAGCTCCAGGGCACCGCACCCATCTCGGCCCCGCCCTGGACGCCGCTGTGACCACGAATGGCCATCAGACCGCACTTCTCGCGGCCGATGAACCCTCGCGCTAGAACCAGGTTCACCAGGGCCTTGACGTTGTCCACCCCGTATCGATGCTGGGCGATGCCCATGCTCCACACTACCACAGCGCTTTTCGCCTCTCCCCACATCCGGGCGAAGCGCAGCATCTCGTCTCTTGATGCGCCCGAGTACTTCTCCAGCGACTCCCAGGACTGGCCGTCCAGATGTGTCTTTAGCCGCTGGAAGTCCGATGTGTGATTTTTTATGAAGGTTTCGTCCAACCACTCGTTAGCGACAAGGTGCTTCAACACGCCGTTGATAAAGGCGATGTCGCCGCCGGTGTGGACTTGAAAGAACTCGTCGGCCAGGCGGGTGCCGAAGAGAGCGCTCTCCATCACCGACGGCACCCAGTACCGCTCCAGCGCCGGCTCTCGGTAGGGGTTGATGACCACAATTCGGGTGCCCTTCTGCTTGGCGTAGTACATGTACTTGGTGGTCACCGGCTGGTTGTTGGGGACATGACTGCCGATGAGCACCAGCAGGTCGGTACCGATCCAGTCGGAGTAGGAGCATGTGGAGGCGGCCACGCCCAGGGTATCCTTGAGGGCAGTAGTGCTGGGCGCGTGGCATATTCTGGACGAGTTGTCGACGTTGTTGGTGCCGAGAAACCGCGCTACCTTCTGCGCGACGTAATAGACCTCGTTGGTGATGCCCCGCGACGTCAGGTAGAAGGCGAAGCGCCGGGGGTCAGTGGCGCGGAAGCGGTCCGACAAAAGACTCAGCGCCTCGTCCCAGGAGACGCGCCTGAACCCTAGCTCGTCGCGGCGTCGTACCATGGGGTAGGGCAGTCTTCCCAGCTTCCGCAGCTCCGCCGAGGTCTTTTTTCGCAGCGCCGCTACATCCGAGAGCAGCTCTACATCCAGCGCCGCCATGGTGTTGAGTTCCAGCAGGTTCAGGCGCACAGTGCAGAGGTGGACGCCCTTCATGGTGAAATCTCGCAGGCCGGTGGTGCCTAAGGCACAGCCGTCGCAGACACCTCGCGACAGGATGTGCCAGGCGAAGGGCAATTGCCGCC
The genomic region above belongs to SAR202 cluster bacterium and contains:
- a CDS encoding FdhF/YdeP family oxidoreductase, whose product is MGWKPSLWAGLMPNGLGQVKPNHYLEIFKVAWANRRQLPFAWHILSRGVCDGCALGTTGLRDFTMKGVHLCTVRLNLLELNTMAALDVELLSDVAALRKKTSAELRKLGRLPYPMVRRRDELGFRRVSWDEALSLLSDRFRATDPRRFAFYLTSRGITNEVYYVAQKVARFLGTNNVDNSSRICHAPSTTALKDTLGVAASTCSYSDWIGTDLLVLIGSHVPNNQPVTTKYMYYAKQKGTRIVVINPYREPALERYWVPSVMESALFGTRLADEFFQVHTGGDIAFINGVLKHLVANEWLDETFIKNHTSDFQRLKTHLDGQSWESLEKYSGASRDEMLRFARMWGEAKSAVVVWSMGIAQHRYGVDNVKALVNLVLARGFIGREKCGLMAIRGHSGVQGGAEMGAVPWSYPGGDSISEAGARRLEEQWGFPVPAWRGLSAVDMIDASYRGDLDILYSLGGNFLETLPEPRYVREAIERVPVRVHQDIVLTSQMLLDPADTVVLLPACTRYEQRGGGTETSTERRIYFSPEIPGRRVGEARSEWEILMELAERVKPEQRHLIHFDNGQAVRDEIARVVPLYSGIENLKKRGDAFQWGGQRLCDGSIFPTIDGKARFTPLSPPEEEIPEGRFLLSTRRGKQFNSMVQARRDPLTGAVREDVLMNADDAIALGLRDGDPVVLKSEVGEYEGRCKIAAIKSRNLQVHWPEGSVLLRRGAVDPVCGIPDYNTTVQVLPAKEEVKR
- the fdhD gene encoding formate dehydrogenase accessory sulfurtransferase FdhD is translated as MLGPTVKVPIRRLRQGVTQDVEDVVATEEPLEIRVVWWEEGTQRTASVAVTMRTPRHDYELAAGFLHSEGIIRGFDAIERISHCQDEGVEQKYNIVNVYLKPGFAFDPKLLNRNFYATSSCGVCGKASLEALEIRGCPALPTGELKVSKDVVSSLPDALRKEQRVFDRTGGLHAAGLFDAQGRLQCLREDVGRHNAVDKLVGWAMLGKRLPLNNSVLVVSGRTSYEIMQKALSAGIPFVVAVGAPSSLAVDMARRFGMTLVGFARGDGFNVYTGLERLDS